In Mycoplasmopsis arginini, one genomic interval encodes:
- the smpB gene encoding SsrA-binding protein SmpB has product MPKLISKNKFAKSDYEIHSTYEAGISLLGWEVKSLRAQNVKLDNAFCSISNKNEIWVNNMHISQYMLVKGELDRSRKLLMHSKEILRMKNTADRLSLIIIPISIYWVNNHIKLEIALAKRLKKYDKREKIKQEELKRNLKNIY; this is encoded by the coding sequence ATGCCAAAATTAATTTCAAAAAATAAATTTGCTAAATCAGATTATGAAATACACAGCACATATGAAGCTGGTATTTCATTACTAGGATGAGAAGTTAAAAGTTTAAGAGCACAAAATGTAAAACTTGATAATGCTTTTTGTTCTATTAGCAATAAAAATGAAATTTGGGTTAATAATATGCATATATCACAATACATGTTAGTAAAGGGCGAACTAGATCGTTCTCGTAAATTGTTGATGCATAGCAAAGAAATTTTAAGAATGAAAAACACAGCCGATAGACTTAGTTTAATCATAATCCCAATTTCAATTTATTGAGTAAATAACCATATTAAATTAGAAATTGCTTTGGCAAAAAGATTAAAAAAATACGATAAGCGTGAGAAAATTAAACAAGAAGAGTTAAAAAGAAATCTTAAGAATATTTATTAA